The nucleotide window CTGTGTGGTTGTCCGGGCCAGCCTGCCGCGACCGGTGCCCTGGCGCATCCGTCGCGATGCGGAAAGTCGCCCTCCGCCGCCAGGTGGTGAACGCCCCGCGAACTCCACCCGGAGACGGAATCCGCACGGCGGAACGGAAAGCCCGCAAGGAATAGCCGACCGGGCGATGGACACCGGCGAACCGCTCCGATAGGAATTCACCTGATGCGGTTTCGGCCCGGCCTTCGGGAGGTGCCCGGTGTCCCTGACAACCGTCGAACTCGCCCATGTCCTCATCGCCCTCGGGCTGTTGACGGTGCTGGCCCACGCCGGCGCCCAGATCTTCCAACTGTTGCGGCAGCCACCGGTGATCGGTGAGATCGTCGGCGGCCTGGTGCTGGGCCCCACCGTGCTCGGCGCGCTGTGGCCCACCGCCGAGACGTGGCTCTTCCCGGCCAAGGGCGCCACCGGCGAGGTGCTCGGCGCCTTCTACAGCATCGGGATGCTGCTGCTGGTCTACCTCACCGGCGCCGAACTGCGCGGCCACGTCGCCCGCTCCGACCGGCGCACCATGGTCTGGGTGGCCGGCGCCGGCCTCTTCGTCCCGTTCGCCGCCGGGCTGCTGGTGGCCAACTCCGTATCCCTGCCCGGCCTTTCCGGGCCGCACGGCAACCCGGCCAGCCTCGCCCTCGTCTTCGGCATGGCGATCGCCGTCACCAGCGTCCCGGTGATCTCCCGGATCATGCTCGACCTGGGCATCCTGCGCACCGTCTTCGCCCGCGTGGTGCTCGCCGTCGCGGTCCTGGAGGACGTGGTGCTCTACGCGCTGCTCGCCGTCGTCCTCGGCATCGCCCAGGCCAGGGCGGGCGACTCCTACGGCGTCGGCGGGGCGCTCAGCCGGGTGTCGCTGCCGTGGGCGGTGGTCTTCTTCTCCCTCGTCCCGGTGGTCTTCTTCGGGCTCTTCCTGTGGCGCGGCCGGGCCGCCTTCGACGCGCTGCGCTCCGGCCGCTGGAACGTCCTGGAACGGCGCAGCCCGACCGCGTTCCGGATCGCCTACCTCTTCGCGCTCTGCCTGGCCTGCTCCGGCCTCGGCATCGACCCGATGTTCGGCGCGCTGGCGGCCGGGCTGAGCGCCGGCGGCCCGGTGCCCGGCGAGGAACGCGCGGCGCCCGCCGTGCCGGAGGCCGCCGCGGACGCCGCCCCGGGGTCGTACCAGACCCTGCGGGCCATCTCGCTCGCCTTCTTCGTCCCCGTCTACTTCGCCGTCGTCGGCCTCAAGCTCGACCTGATCCGCCACTTCGACCCGGTGTTCTTCCTGTGGTTCCTGGCGCTGGCCTGCGTGGTCAAGTCGGCCGGGGTGTGGGCGGGGGCACGGTTGGCCGGGCAGGACGCCGCGTCGGCCGGGAACATCGCGGTGGCCATGAACGCCCGCGGCGGCCCCGGCATCATCCTGGCGTCGGTCACCTACGCGGCCGGCGTCATCAGCGAGGACTTCTTCACCAGCCTGGTGGTGCTCTCCATCGTCACCTCCCAGGCCGCGGGCGTCTGGCTCGGCCGCACCGTGCGCCGCCACCGCCCGCTGATGTCGCAACGCCGACCGACCGGCGGTGAACGGGGGACGCCGGACCCCGAGACCACCAGGCGAAAGGCGGAAACCGCATGACCCTCCACCGCGGCGCCGCGACGGCCGCAGTCCGCCGGCAGCAGGCGGCGATCCGGCTCGCCGTCGTCGACGACAACGTCTTCCTGCGCACCGGACTGGCCCACGTGCTCGCCGCCGAACCCGCCCTCGAAGTAGTCGCCGAGTCGGCCACGGTACGCGAGGGGCTCTCCGCGCTGCGCGCCCGCCAGCCCCACGTCGTGCTGCTCGGCGTCGCCTCCGGCGGCCGGGAACCCTACGGCGACGTCGCCGAGTTGCGCCGGGCCACCCCGGTCAGCCGGATCGTGGCGATGCTCGCCCACGACGACCCCGGCGCGGTCCGCAGACTCCTGGCGGCCGGCGCCCAGGCCGCGATCGCCCAGTACAGCAGCCCCGAGGAACTGATCGGCACCATCCGCGGGGTGGCCGGCCACCGCGACCGGGTGGTGCTCTCGGTCTCCCAGCGCACCCTGGCCGGGCTGCGCGAGACCGGCCCGCACCTGCTGACCGCCCGCGAACTCCAGGTCGT belongs to Streptantibioticus cattleyicolor NRRL 8057 = DSM 46488 and includes:
- a CDS encoding cation:proton antiporter translates to MSLTTVELAHVLIALGLLTVLAHAGAQIFQLLRQPPVIGEIVGGLVLGPTVLGALWPTAETWLFPAKGATGEVLGAFYSIGMLLLVYLTGAELRGHVARSDRRTMVWVAGAGLFVPFAAGLLVANSVSLPGLSGPHGNPASLALVFGMAIAVTSVPVISRIMLDLGILRTVFARVVLAVAVLEDVVLYALLAVVLGIAQARAGDSYGVGGALSRVSLPWAVVFFSLVPVVFFGLFLWRGRAAFDALRSGRWNVLERRSPTAFRIAYLFALCLACSGLGIDPMFGALAAGLSAGGPVPGEERAAPAVPEAAADAAPGSYQTLRAISLAFFVPVYFAVVGLKLDLIRHFDPVFFLWFLALACVVKSAGVWAGARLAGQDAASAGNIAVAMNARGGPGIILASVTYAAGVISEDFFTSLVVLSIVTSQAAGVWLGRTVRRHRPLMSQRRPTGGERGTPDPETTRRKAETA
- a CDS encoding response regulator transcription factor, yielding MTLHRGAATAAVRRQQAAIRLAVVDDNVFLRTGLAHVLAAEPALEVVAESATVREGLSALRARQPHVVLLGVASGGREPYGDVAELRRATPVSRIVAMLAHDDPGAVRRLLAAGAQAAIAQYSSPEELIGTIRGVAGHRDRVVLSVSQRTLAGLRETGPHLLTARELQVVALVARGLRNSQIARELVITEGTVKRHLSNVYAKLDAACRTEAVRKAVERGMVRTPVPITDYDLA